From one Orcinus orca chromosome 10, mOrcOrc1.1, whole genome shotgun sequence genomic stretch:
- the ABHD5 gene encoding 1-acylglycerol-3-phosphate O-acyltransferase ABHD5 isoform X5, whose protein sequence is MRSVPCTYKKGPVRISNGNKIWTLKLSHNISNKTPLVLLHGFGGGLGLWALNFGDLCTNRPVYAFDLLGFGRSSRPRFDSDAEEVENQFVESIEEWRCALGLDKMILLGHNLGGFLGAAYSLKYPSRVSHLILVEPWGFPERPHLADEERPIPIWIRALGAALTPFNPLASLRIAGPFGLSLVQRLRPDFKRKYSSMFADDTVTEYIYHCNVQTPSGETAFRNMTVPYGWAKRPMLQRIGKMHPDIPVSVIYGARSCIDGNSGTSIQSLRPHSYVKTIAILGAGHYVYADQPEDFNQKVKEICDTVD, encoded by the exons GTGTCCCCTGCACATACAAAAAAGGACCTGTTCGTAtatctaatggaaataaaatatggaCACTGAAGCTTTCTCATAACATTTCAAATAAGACTCCACTTGTCCTCCTCCATGGTTTTGGAGGAGGTCTTGGACTCTGGGCACTGAATTTTGGAGATCTTTGCACCAATAGACCTGTCTATGCTTTTGACCTGCTGGGCTTTGGACGAAGTAGCAGACCCAGATTTGACAGTGATGCAGAAGAAGTAGAGAATCAGTTTGTGGAATCCATTGAAGAGTGGAGATGTGCATTAGGATTGGACAAAATGATTTTGCTTGGACACAACCTGGGTGGGTTCCTGGGTGCTGCCTACTCACTGAAGTACCCATCAAG GGTTAGTCATCTCATTTTAGTGGAGCCTTGGGGTTTTCCTGAGCGACCACACCTTGCTGATGAAGAGAGACCAATTCCAATTTGGATCAGAGCCTTGGGAGCAGCATTGACTCCCTTTAACCCTTTAGCCAGCCTCAGGATTGCAGGACCCTTTG GTTTAAGTCTAGTACAGCGTTTAAGGCCTGATTTCAAACGGAAGTATTCTtcaatgtttgcagatgatacTGTGACAGAATACATTTACCACTGTAATGTCCAGACTCCGAG TGGTGAGACTGCGTTCAGAAATATGACTGTCCCTTATGGATGGGCAAAAAGACCAATGCTGCAGCGAATTGGTAAAATGCACCCTGACATTCCAGTTTCGGTCATCTATGGCGCCCGATCCTGCATAGATGGCAATTCTGGCACCAGCATCCAGTCATTACGACCACATTCATATGTGAAGACTATA GCCATTCTCGGAGCAGGGCATTATGTGTATGCAGATCAACCAGAAGACTTTAACCAGAAAGTGAAGGAGATCTGTGACACTGTGGACTGA